In Ctenopharyngodon idella isolate HZGC_01 chromosome 1, HZGC01, whole genome shotgun sequence, a single genomic region encodes these proteins:
- the pin1 gene encoding peptidyl-prolyl cis-trans isomerase NIMA-interacting 1 — protein MSDDEKLPSGWEKRMSRSSGRVYYFNHITNASQWERPSGSGADGVGEVEKVRCSHLLVKHNQSRRPSSWREENITRSKDEALQLIHKYIEQIKSGEEEFESLASQFSDCSSARNGGDLGIFGRGQMQKPFEDVSFALKVGDMSGPVFTESGVHIILRTG, from the exons ATGTCTGACGATGAGAAGCTGCCGTCCGGGTGGGAGAAGCGCATGAGCCGGAGTTCAG GTCGGGTTTATTACTTCAATCACATCACTAATGCGAGTCAGTGGGAGCGGCCGAGCGGATCGGGGGCTGACGGGGTCGGCGAGGTGGAGAAAGTTCGCTGCTCTCACCTGCTGGTCAAACACAACCAGTCACGCCGGCCGTCCTCCTGGAGAGAGGAGAACATCACGCGCAGCAAAGACGAGGCGCTGCAGCTCATTCACA agtaCATTGAACAGATCAAATCTGGAGAGGAGGAGTTTGAGAGTTTGGCGTCTCAGTTCAGCGACTGCAGCTCAGCGAGGAACGGAGGAGACCTGGGCATATTCGGCAGGG GTCAAATGCAGAAGCCCTTTGAAGACGTCTCGTTCGCGCTGAAGGTCGGAGACATGAGCGGCCCCGTGTTCACCGAGTCTGGAGTTCACATCATCCTGAGAACTGGATAA